One window of Halopelagius longus genomic DNA carries:
- a CDS encoding DUF7344 domain-containing protein — protein MAVKQDGIPSGRSTTDSLAVLDDKHRLTVVGILAAEDRSVTLSDLAEGVAGELRGVEQGKIPEQDIERAEITLHHNHLPKLDDAGVLEYSPEDHRVVPTDDLKTAATLTKTVDTN, from the coding sequence ATGGCAGTCAAACAAGACGGCATTCCGTCCGGGCGTTCAACTACCGACTCTCTCGCCGTCCTTGACGACAAGCACCGACTCACCGTGGTCGGTATCCTCGCAGCAGAAGACCGCTCAGTCACCCTCTCGGATCTCGCAGAAGGGGTTGCCGGGGAACTCCGAGGCGTCGAGCAAGGGAAGATACCCGAGCAAGATATCGAACGAGCGGAGATAACCCTCCACCACAACCACCTCCCGAAGTTGGACGATGCGGGTGTTCTCGAGTACTCTCCCGAGGACCACCGCGTCGTTCCGACCGACGACCTGAAAACGGCAGCGACGCTCACAAAAACGGTCGATACGAACTAA